In Xanthomonas sp. SI, the following are encoded in one genomic region:
- the rpsC gene encoding 30S ribosomal protein S3, whose amino-acid sequence MGHKVHPIGIRLGVSKDWNSKWYANKGEFAGYLAADLKVREMLRKKLAQAGISKILIERPAKTARVTIHTARPGVVIGKRGEDIEKLRKEVSEMMGVPAHINVTEVRKPELDAQLVAESIAQQLERRIMFRRAMKRSVGNAMRLGALGIKVNVAGRLNGAEIARSEWYREGRVPLHTLRADIDYGFAEAKTTYGIIGIKVWIYKGEIFDFSQVGQEKQDDSPRNDRNDRGDRGDRPSRPAREAR is encoded by the coding sequence ATGGGTCATAAAGTTCATCCGATTGGAATCCGCTTGGGTGTCTCCAAGGACTGGAATTCCAAGTGGTACGCCAACAAGGGCGAGTTTGCCGGTTACCTGGCAGCCGACCTCAAGGTTCGCGAAATGCTGCGCAAGAAATTGGCGCAGGCGGGCATCAGCAAGATCCTGATCGAGCGTCCGGCCAAGACCGCGCGTGTGACGATCCACACCGCCCGTCCGGGCGTGGTGATCGGCAAGCGCGGTGAGGACATCGAGAAGCTGCGCAAGGAAGTGAGCGAGATGATGGGCGTCCCCGCCCACATCAACGTCACCGAAGTGCGCAAGCCGGAGCTGGATGCGCAGCTGGTCGCCGAGTCGATCGCGCAGCAGCTGGAGCGTCGCATCATGTTCCGCCGCGCGATGAAGCGCTCGGTCGGCAACGCGATGCGCCTGGGTGCCCTGGGCATCAAGGTCAACGTCGCTGGCCGCTTGAACGGTGCGGAAATCGCCCGTTCCGAGTGGTACCGCGAGGGCCGCGTGCCGCTGCATACGCTGCGTGCCGACATCGACTATGGCTTCGCTGAAGCCAAGACGACCTACGGCATCATCGGCATCAAGGTGTGGATCTACAAGGGCGAGATCTTCGATTTCTCCCAGGTTGGCCAGGAAAAGCAGGACGATTCCCCGCGCAACGATCGTAACGATCGCGGCGACCGTGGTGACCGTCCGTCGCGTCCGGCTCGTGAAGCGAGGTAA
- the rplP gene encoding 50S ribosomal protein L16 yields MLQPKRTKYRKMHKGRNDGLAWSGNAVSFGEYGLKATAHGQLTARQIEAARRSISRYVKRGGKMWIRVFPDKPITKKPIEVRMGSGKGNVEYWVAQIQPGRMIYEIEGVGEDIAREAFRLAAAKLSVTTTFVTRTVR; encoded by the coding sequence ATGTTGCAACCCAAGCGAACCAAATACCGCAAGATGCACAAGGGCCGTAACGACGGCCTGGCGTGGAGCGGCAACGCCGTCAGCTTCGGCGAGTACGGGCTGAAGGCCACCGCGCACGGTCAGCTGACCGCGCGCCAGATCGAAGCGGCGCGCCGCTCGATCAGCCGCTACGTCAAGCGCGGCGGCAAGATGTGGATCCGCGTGTTCCCGGACAAGCCGATCACCAAGAAGCCGATCGAAGTGCGAATGGGCTCCGGTAAGGGCAACGTCGAGTACTGGGTCGCCCAGATCCAGCCCGGTCGCATGATCTATGAAATCGAAGGTGTCGGCGAAGATATCGCGCGCGAGGCGTTCCGCCTGGCCGCCGCCAAGCTTTCGGTGACCACCACCTTCGTGACTCGGACGGTACGCTGA
- the fusA gene encoding elongation factor G — protein MARNTPIERYRNFGIMAHIDAGKTTTSERILFYTGVSHKIGEVHDGAATMDWMEQEQERGITITSAATTAFWSGMDKSLPQHRFNIIDTPGHVDFTIEVERSLRVLDGAVFVLCAVGGVQPQSETVWRQANKYSVPRLAFVNKMDRTGANFDKVVEQLKSRLGAYPVPMQVPIGAEDGFEGVVDLLKMKAVHWDTASQGTVFEYREIPANLADKAVEARAFMVEAAAEANEELMDKYLNEGELSEEEIVSGLRERTLKVEVVPVYCGTAFKNKGVQAMLDGVIQLLPSPSDRPPVKGIDEDDKEDSRPATDTAPFSALAFKIMTDPFVGSLTFFRVYSGTLNSGDQVYNPVKSKKERVGRILQMHSNNREEIKEVRAGDIAAAVGLKDVTTGDTLCAQDHIIILERMVFPEPVISMAVEPKTKSDQEKMGIALSRLAQEDPSFRVNTDEESGQTIIRGMGELHLEIMVDRMKREFNVEANVGKPQVAYRETIRKAVKQEGKFVRQSGGKGQYGHVVLEIEPQERGLGYTFENAIVGGVVPKEYIPAVDKGIQEAVANGVMAGYPIVDIKVRLIDGSYHDVDSSEMAFKIAGSMGFKEGFNKASPVLLEPIMKVEVVTPEDYLGDVMGDVSRRRGILQGQDDSPSGKVINAMVPLGEMFGYATTLRSMSQGRATFSMEFDHYAEAPANIAESVIKKS, from the coding sequence GTGGCCCGCAACACTCCCATCGAGCGTTACCGTAACTTCGGCATCATGGCTCACATCGATGCCGGCAAGACCACCACCTCCGAACGCATCCTGTTCTACACCGGCGTCAGCCACAAGATCGGCGAGGTGCATGACGGTGCCGCGACGATGGACTGGATGGAGCAGGAGCAGGAGCGTGGCATCACCATCACCTCCGCCGCGACCACCGCGTTCTGGAGCGGCATGGACAAGTCGCTGCCGCAGCACCGCTTCAACATCATCGACACCCCCGGGCACGTCGACTTCACCATCGAAGTCGAGCGTTCGCTGCGCGTGCTCGACGGCGCGGTGTTCGTGCTGTGCGCGGTCGGCGGCGTGCAGCCGCAGTCCGAGACCGTGTGGCGCCAGGCCAACAAGTACTCGGTGCCGCGTCTTGCCTTCGTCAACAAGATGGACCGTACCGGCGCCAACTTCGACAAGGTGGTCGAGCAGCTGAAGTCGCGCCTGGGTGCCTACCCGGTGCCGATGCAGGTGCCGATCGGCGCCGAAGACGGCTTCGAGGGCGTGGTCGACCTGCTCAAGATGAAGGCGGTCCATTGGGATACCGCCTCGCAGGGCACCGTGTTCGAGTACCGCGAGATCCCCGCCAACCTGGCCGACAAGGCCGTCGAGGCGCGCGCGTTCATGGTCGAGGCCGCGGCCGAAGCCAACGAAGAGCTGATGGACAAGTACCTCAACGAGGGCGAGCTGTCCGAAGAGGAAATCGTCAGCGGCCTGCGCGAGCGCACCCTGAAGGTGGAAGTGGTGCCGGTGTACTGCGGCACCGCGTTCAAGAACAAGGGCGTGCAGGCGATGCTCGACGGCGTGATCCAGCTGCTGCCGTCGCCCAGCGACCGTCCGCCGGTCAAGGGCATCGACGAGGACGACAAGGAAGACAGCCGTCCGGCCACCGACACCGCGCCGTTCTCGGCGCTGGCGTTCAAGATCATGACCGACCCGTTCGTGGGTTCGCTGACCTTCTTCCGCGTCTACTCCGGCACGCTGAACTCCGGCGACCAGGTGTACAACCCGGTCAAGTCGAAGAAGGAGCGCGTGGGCCGCATCCTGCAGATGCACTCCAACAATCGCGAAGAGATCAAGGAAGTGCGCGCGGGCGACATCGCCGCGGCGGTGGGCCTGAAGGATGTCACCACCGGCGACACGCTGTGCGCGCAGGACCACATCATCATCCTGGAGCGCATGGTGTTCCCGGAGCCGGTGATCTCGATGGCGGTGGAGCCGAAGACCAAGTCGGACCAGGAAAAGATGGGTATCGCGCTGAGCCGTCTGGCCCAGGAAGATCCCTCGTTCCGCGTCAACACCGACGAAGAATCCGGCCAGACCATCATTCGCGGCATGGGCGAGTTGCACCTGGAAATCATGGTCGACCGCATGAAGCGCGAGTTCAACGTCGAAGCCAACGTCGGCAAGCCGCAGGTAGCTTACCGCGAGACCATCCGCAAGGCGGTCAAGCAGGAAGGCAAGTTCGTGCGCCAGTCCGGCGGTAAGGGTCAGTACGGTCATGTCGTGCTCGAGATCGAGCCGCAGGAACGTGGCCTGGGCTACACCTTCGAGAACGCGATCGTCGGCGGCGTGGTGCCCAAGGAATACATCCCGGCAGTCGACAAGGGCATCCAGGAAGCGGTGGCCAACGGCGTGATGGCCGGCTACCCGATCGTGGACATCAAGGTGCGCCTGATCGACGGCTCGTACCATGACGTCGACTCCTCGGAAATGGCGTTCAAGATCGCCGGCTCGATGGGCTTCAAGGAAGGCTTCAACAAGGCCAGCCCGGTCCTGCTGGAGCCGATCATGAAGGTCGAAGTGGTGACCCCGGAAGACTATCTGGGCGACGTGATGGGCGACGTCAGCCGTCGTCGCGGCATCCTGCAGGGCCAGGACGACAGTCCGTCCGGCAAGGTGATCAACGCGATGGTGCCGCTGGGCGAAATGTTCGGCTACGCCACCACGCTGCGCTCCATGTCGCAGGGTCGCGCCACGTTCTCGATGGAATTCGACCATTACGCCGAAGCGCCGGCCAACATCGCCGAATCGGTCATCAAGAAAAGCTGA
- the rplD gene encoding 50S ribosomal protein L4 — protein sequence MELVITGSNNKVSVSDAVFGRDFSEDLVHQVVVAYRNAGRAGTKAQKTRSEVNGTTKKSKKQKGGGARHGALTAPIFVGGGVTFAAKPRSFEQKVNRKMYRAAICAILSELNRQGRLMVVEAFDVEASKTKDLIEKLKGLEVGKRPLIVTEEASEHLYLSARNLPYVEVRDVQGLDPVSLVGADTVVITADAVKKVEEWLA from the coding sequence ATGGAACTCGTTATCACGGGTAGCAACAACAAGGTCTCGGTCTCCGACGCCGTGTTCGGTCGCGATTTCAGCGAGGATCTGGTCCACCAGGTCGTCGTCGCTTATCGCAACGCCGGCCGCGCCGGCACCAAGGCGCAGAAGACGCGTTCGGAAGTCAACGGCACCACCAAGAAGTCGAAGAAGCAGAAGGGCGGTGGCGCACGCCACGGCGCGCTGACCGCTCCGATCTTCGTCGGCGGCGGCGTGACCTTCGCGGCCAAGCCGCGCAGCTTCGAGCAGAAGGTGAACCGCAAGATGTATCGCGCCGCGATCTGCGCGATCCTTTCGGAGCTCAACCGCCAGGGTCGCCTGATGGTCGTCGAGGCGTTCGACGTCGAGGCCAGCAAGACCAAGGATCTGATCGAGAAGCTGAAGGGTCTGGAAGTGGGCAAGCGCCCGCTGATCGTGACCGAAGAAGCGTCCGAGCATCTGTACCTGTCGGCGCGCAACCTTCCCTACGTGGAAGTGCGTGACGTGCAGGGCCTGGATCCGGTGTCGCTGGTCGGGGCCGATACGGTCGTGATCACCGCCGATGCGGTCAAGAAGGTCGAGGAGTGGCTGGCATGA
- the rpsL gene encoding 30S ribosomal protein S12, producing MATINQLVRKPRQATTYKSASPALDKCPQRRGVCTRVYTTTPKKPNSALRKVAKVRLTNQEEVISYIGGEGHNLQEHSVVLIRGGRVKDLPGVRYHTVRGSLDAAGVAKRRQGRSKYGAKRPKS from the coding sequence ATGGCGACGATCAACCAGCTGGTCCGCAAGCCGCGGCAGGCGACCACCTACAAGAGCGCCTCCCCGGCGCTTGACAAGTGCCCGCAGCGCCGTGGCGTCTGCACGCGCGTGTACACCACCACCCCGAAGAAGCCGAACTCGGCCCTGCGTAAGGTCGCCAAGGTGCGCCTGACGAACCAGGAAGAGGTCATCAGCTACATCGGTGGCGAAGGCCACAACCTGCAGGAGCACTCCGTGGTCCTGATCCGCGGCGGTCGCGTCAAGGATCTGCCGGGCGTGCGCTACCACACCGTGCGCGGTTCGCTCGATGCCGCCGGCGTCGCCAAGCGTCGCCAGGGTCGTTCCAAGTACGGCGCCAAGCGTCCGAAGAGCTAA
- the tuf gene encoding elongation factor Tu, translated as MAKGKFERTKPHVNVGTIGHVDHGKTTLTAALTKIGAERFGGEFKAYDAIDAAPEEKARGITISTAHVEYESPNRHYAHVDCPGHADYVKNMITGAAQMDGAILVCSAADGPMPQTREHILLSRQVGVPHIVVFLNKADMVDDAELLELVEMEVRELLSKYDFPGDDTPIIHGSARLALEGDQSEIGVPSILKLVEALDTFIPEPQRDVDKPFLMPVEDVFSISGRGTVVTGRIERGIIKVGDEIEIVGIRATQKTTVTGVEMFRKLLDQGQAGDNAGLLLRGTKRDDVERGQVLCKPGSIKPHTEFEAEVYVLSKDEGGRHTPFFKGYRPQFYFRTTDITGACELPEGVEMVMPGDNVKMVVTLINPVAMDEGLRFAIREGGRTVGAGVVAKIIK; from the coding sequence ATGGCAAAGGGTAAGTTCGAGCGCACCAAGCCGCACGTCAACGTCGGCACCATCGGTCACGTCGACCACGGCAAGACCACGCTGACCGCGGCGCTGACCAAGATCGGCGCAGAGCGCTTCGGCGGCGAGTTCAAGGCATACGACGCGATCGACGCGGCGCCGGAAGAGAAGGCGCGCGGCATCACGATCTCGACCGCGCACGTGGAGTACGAATCCCCGAACCGTCACTACGCGCACGTCGATTGCCCGGGTCACGCGGACTACGTCAAGAACATGATCACCGGTGCGGCGCAGATGGACGGCGCGATCCTGGTGTGCTCGGCCGCTGACGGCCCGATGCCGCAGACCCGCGAGCACATCCTGCTGTCGCGCCAGGTCGGCGTGCCGCACATCGTGGTGTTCCTGAACAAGGCCGACATGGTCGACGACGCCGAGCTGCTCGAGCTGGTCGAGATGGAAGTGCGCGAGCTGCTGAGCAAGTACGACTTCCCGGGCGACGACACCCCGATCATCCACGGTTCGGCGCGTCTGGCGCTGGAAGGCGACCAGAGCGAGATCGGCGTGCCGTCGATCCTGAAGCTGGTGGAAGCGCTGGATACGTTCATCCCGGAGCCGCAGCGCGACGTGGACAAGCCGTTCCTGATGCCGGTGGAAGACGTGTTCTCGATCTCGGGCCGCGGCACCGTGGTGACCGGCCGTATCGAGCGCGGCATCATCAAGGTAGGCGACGAAATCGAAATCGTCGGCATCCGCGCCACGCAGAAGACCACGGTCACCGGCGTGGAAATGTTCCGCAAGCTGCTGGACCAGGGCCAGGCGGGCGACAACGCCGGTCTGCTGCTGCGCGGCACCAAGCGTGACGACGTGGAGCGCGGCCAGGTGCTGTGCAAGCCGGGTTCGATCAAGCCGCACACCGAGTTCGAAGCCGAAGTGTACGTGCTGTCGAAGGACGAGGGCGGCCGTCACACCCCGTTCTTCAAGGGCTACCGTCCGCAGTTCTACTTCCGCACCACCGACATCACCGGCGCTTGCGAGCTGCCGGAAGGTGTGGAGATGGTGATGCCGGGCGACAACGTGAAGATGGTGGTCACGCTGATCAACCCGGTGGCGATGGACGAAGGCCTGCGTTTCGCGATCCGCGAAGGCGGCCGCACCGTCGGCGCCGGCGTGGTGGCCAAGATCATCAAGTAA
- the rpsG gene encoding 30S ribosomal protein S7 produces MSRKGSTPQRTVLPDPKHGSETIARFINMVMLSGKKSVAEKIVYGAMDVIGEKNPNAVELVQKALDNVAPAVEVKSRRVGGATYQVPVEVRTSRRMALAMRWLIDSARKRGENSMPRKLAAELVDASENRGGAIKKREETHRMAEANKAFAHYRW; encoded by the coding sequence ATGTCTCGTAAAGGTTCTACTCCGCAGCGCACCGTCCTGCCGGATCCCAAGCACGGCAGCGAAACCATCGCCCGTTTCATCAACATGGTGATGCTGAGCGGCAAGAAGTCGGTCGCCGAAAAGATCGTCTATGGCGCAATGGACGTCATCGGCGAGAAAAACCCGAACGCGGTCGAGCTGGTGCAGAAGGCACTGGACAACGTCGCTCCGGCGGTCGAAGTCAAGTCGCGTCGCGTCGGCGGTGCCACGTACCAGGTGCCGGTCGAGGTGCGTACCTCCCGTCGCATGGCGCTGGCCATGCGCTGGCTGATCGACTCGGCGCGCAAGCGCGGCGAGAACTCGATGCCGCGCAAGCTCGCGGCCGAGCTGGTCGACGCCTCGGAAAACCGTGGTGGCGCCATCAAGAAGCGTGAAGAAACCCACCGCATGGCGGAAGCGAACAAGGCGTTCGCGCATTACCGCTGGTGA
- the rpmC gene encoding 50S ribosomal protein L29 → MDIKQLREKSADDLKVHLTDLRKEQFALRMQQVTGQLPKTHETRRVRREIARVKYLIGSTK, encoded by the coding sequence ATGGACATCAAACAACTCCGCGAGAAGTCGGCTGACGATCTGAAGGTGCACCTGACCGATCTGCGCAAGGAGCAGTTCGCCCTACGCATGCAGCAGGTCACCGGGCAGCTGCCGAAGACCCACGAAACCCGCCGGGTGCGCCGCGAGATTGCTCGCGTGAAGTACCTGATCGGCAGCACGAAGTAA
- the rplW gene encoding 50S ribosomal protein L23 encodes MSSNEKIFSVLRAPRVSEKTARLQELSNQYVFEISSEATKADVKAAVEQLFDVKVESVNVLNVKGKNKSFRSRSGRRGDWRKAYVRLAEGQSIDVTAKA; translated from the coding sequence ATGAGCAGCAACGAAAAAATCTTCAGCGTGCTGCGTGCCCCGCGTGTCTCCGAAAAGACCGCGCGCCTGCAGGAACTCTCCAATCAGTACGTCTTCGAGATCTCGAGCGAAGCCACCAAGGCCGATGTCAAGGCCGCGGTCGAGCAGCTGTTCGACGTCAAGGTCGAGTCGGTCAACGTGTTGAACGTCAAGGGCAAGAACAAGTCCTTCCGTTCGCGCAGCGGTCGTCGCGGCGATTGGCGCAAGGCGTACGTGCGTCTGGCCGAAGGCCAGTCCATCGACGTAACGGCCAAGGCCTGA
- the rpsS gene encoding 30S ribosomal protein S19, whose amino-acid sequence MARSLKKGPFVDHHLVKKVEAAAGSKRPIKTWSRRSMILPEMVGFTIAVHNGKNHVPVLVNENMVGHKLGEFAVTRTFKGHGGDKKSSR is encoded by the coding sequence ATGGCACGTTCACTCAAGAAAGGCCCGTTCGTCGATCACCACCTCGTCAAGAAGGTGGAGGCCGCGGCCGGCAGCAAGCGTCCGATCAAGACCTGGTCGCGTCGCTCGATGATCCTGCCGGAGATGGTGGGTTTCACCATCGCCGTGCACAACGGCAAGAACCACGTTCCGGTGCTCGTCAACGAGAACATGGTCGGCCACAAGCTCGGCGAATTTGCCGTCACCCGGACCTTCAAGGGTCACGGTGGCGACAAGAAGTCGAGCCGGTAA
- the rpsJ gene encoding 30S ribosomal protein S10, producing the protein MAEQKTGQKADQKIRIRLKAFDHRLIDRSASEIVETAKRTGAQVRGPIPLPTKIERYTILVSPHVDKDARDQYETRTHKRVLDIIGPNDKTVDALMKLELAAGVDVQIKLT; encoded by the coding sequence ATGGCGGAGCAAAAGACCGGTCAGAAAGCGGATCAGAAGATCCGGATTCGGCTGAAGGCGTTCGATCATCGTCTGATCGACCGTTCGGCCAGCGAGATCGTTGAGACGGCTAAGCGGACCGGCGCGCAAGTGCGCGGCCCGATCCCGCTGCCGACCAAGATCGAACGCTACACCATTCTCGTTTCTCCGCACGTCGACAAGGACGCGCGCGACCAGTACGAGACCCGCACGCACAAGCGCGTGCTCGACATCATCGGCCCTAACGACAAGACCGTGGACGCGCTGATGAAGCTCGAGCTCGCGGCGGGCGTCGATGTCCAGATCAAGTTGACCTGA
- the rpsQ gene encoding 30S ribosomal protein S17, with the protein MSDTNESKTLRTVEGRVVSNKMDKTVTVLVERQVKHALYGKYIKRSTKLHAHDADNACNEGDVVRVTEIAPLSKTKNWRVVEIVTRSAE; encoded by the coding sequence ATGAGCGACACTAACGAAAGCAAGACGCTGCGCACGGTCGAAGGCCGCGTCGTCAGCAACAAGATGGACAAGACCGTCACCGTGCTGGTGGAGCGTCAGGTCAAGCATGCGCTGTACGGCAAGTACATCAAGCGCTCGACCAAGCTCCACGCCCACGACGCCGACAACGCCTGCAACGAAGGCGATGTCGTGCGCGTGACCGAGATTGCGCCGCTGTCCAAGACCAAGAACTGGCGGGTGGTTGAAATCGTCACCCGTTCGGCCGAATAA
- the rplC gene encoding 50S ribosomal protein L3 has translation MTKKYSLGFVGRKAGMSRVFTEDGRSIPVTLIEATPNRITQLKTVESDGYSAVQITVGARRAALVNKPASGHYAKAKVEAGRGLWEFRVEDAQLGDYAIGGEIKADIFEVGQKVDVQGVTKGKGFQGTIKRYNFRMGDATHGNSLSHRAPGSLGQRQTPGRVFPGKKMSGHMGAVQQSTQNLEVVKVDVERGLIAIRGAVPGAAGGDVIVRPASKA, from the coding sequence ATGACGAAGAAATATTCGTTGGGCTTCGTGGGCCGCAAGGCCGGCATGAGCCGCGTCTTCACCGAAGACGGCCGCTCCATCCCGGTGACCCTGATCGAAGCGACCCCGAACCGCATCACCCAGCTCAAGACCGTCGAAAGCGACGGCTACAGCGCCGTGCAGATCACCGTGGGCGCCCGTCGCGCCGCGCTGGTCAATAAGCCTGCCTCCGGCCACTACGCCAAGGCGAAGGTCGAAGCCGGTCGCGGCCTGTGGGAGTTCCGCGTTGAAGACGCGCAGCTGGGCGATTACGCCATCGGCGGCGAGATCAAGGCGGACATCTTCGAGGTCGGCCAGAAGGTCGACGTCCAGGGCGTCACCAAGGGTAAGGGTTTCCAGGGTACCATCAAGCGGTACAACTTCCGCATGGGCGATGCCACCCACGGTAACTCGCTGTCGCATCGCGCGCCGGGTTCGCTGGGTCAGCGCCAGACCCCGGGTCGCGTTTTCCCGGGCAAGAAGATGTCCGGCCACATGGGCGCGGTGCAGCAGAGCACGCAGAATCTGGAAGTGGTCAAGGTCGACGTCGAGCGTGGCCTCATCGCCATTCGCGGCGCTGTGCCTGGCGCTGCCGGTGGCGACGTGATCGTGCGTCCGGCTAGCAAGGCATAA
- the rplN gene encoding 50S ribosomal protein L14: MIQMQSYLDVADNSGAKEVMCIKVLGGSKRRYAHIGDIIKVTVKDAIPRGKVKKGEVYDAVVVRTRKGVRRPDGSLIRFDGNAAVLLNNKQEPIGTRIFGPVTRELRSEKFMKIVSLAPEVL, from the coding sequence ATGATCCAGATGCAGAGCTACCTCGATGTCGCCGATAACTCCGGTGCCAAGGAAGTGATGTGCATCAAGGTGCTCGGCGGCTCCAAGCGCCGCTACGCGCACATTGGCGACATCATCAAGGTCACCGTCAAGGACGCGATCCCGCGCGGCAAGGTCAAGAAGGGCGAAGTCTACGACGCCGTCGTGGTGCGTACCCGCAAGGGTGTGCGTCGTCCCGACGGTTCGCTGATCCGCTTCGACGGCAACGCTGCGGTGTTGCTCAACAACAAGCAGGAGCCGATCGGCACGCGCATCTTCGGGCCTGTTACCCGCGAGCTGCGTTCCGAGAAGTTCATGAAGATCGTCTCGCTCGCTCCTGAAGTGCTGTGA
- the rplB gene encoding 50S ribosomal protein L2, producing the protein MPLMKFKPTSPGRRSAVRVVTPDLHKGAPHAALLEPQSKSGGRNHHGRITTRHVGGGHKQHYRLIDFKRNKEGIPARVERIEYDPNRTAHIALLCYADGERRYIIAPKGLKAGDQVIAGSDAPIKTGNTLPLRNIPVGTTVHGIELKPGKGAQIARAAGAAVQLVAREGIYATLRLRSGEMRKVPVECRATIGEVGNDEHNLEKLGKAGAKRWRGVRPTVRGAAMNPVDHPHGGGEAKAGQGNPHPVTPWGVPTKGYKTRHNKRTEQFIVRDRRG; encoded by the coding sequence ATGCCATTGATGAAATTCAAACCCACTTCTCCCGGCCGTCGTTCGGCCGTGCGCGTGGTCACGCCCGATCTGCACAAGGGCGCTCCGCATGCAGCGCTGCTGGAGCCGCAGAGCAAGTCCGGTGGTCGTAACCACCATGGCCGCATCACCACCCGTCACGTCGGCGGTGGCCACAAGCAGCATTACCGCCTGATCGACTTCAAGCGCAACAAGGAAGGCATTCCGGCGCGCGTGGAGCGGATCGAATACGATCCGAACCGCACCGCCCATATCGCCCTGCTGTGCTACGCCGACGGCGAGCGCCGCTACATCATCGCGCCGAAGGGCCTGAAGGCCGGCGACCAGGTGATCGCGGGTTCGGATGCGCCGATCAAGACCGGCAACACCCTGCCGCTGCGCAACATCCCGGTCGGTACGACGGTGCACGGCATCGAGCTGAAGCCGGGCAAGGGCGCGCAGATCGCGCGCGCTGCCGGCGCCGCGGTGCAGCTGGTCGCGCGTGAAGGCATCTACGCCACCCTGCGTCTTCGCTCCGGCGAAATGCGCAAGGTGCCGGTCGAGTGCCGCGCCACCATCGGCGAAGTCGGCAACGACGAGCACAACCTCGAGAAGCTGGGCAAGGCAGGCGCCAAGCGCTGGCGCGGCGTGCGTCCGACCGTTCGCGGTGCGGCCATGAACCCCGTCGATCACCCGCACGGTGGTGGTGAGGCGAAGGCCGGTCAGGGTAATCCGCATCCGGTCACCCCCTGGGGTGTGCCGACCAAGGGTTACAAGACGCGCCATAACAAGCGCACCGAACAATTCATCGTCCGCGATCGTAGGGGCTAA
- the rplX gene encoding 50S ribosomal protein L24 has protein sequence MANRIKKGDQVVVTTGKDKGKQGEIVRVDGDRVIVSNANIVKRHTKPNPQAGVAGGVVEREASIHISNVAIVNPATGKGERVGFKVLEDGRKLRVFRSSGEALDA, from the coding sequence ATGGCTAACCGTATCAAGAAGGGCGACCAGGTTGTCGTCACTACCGGCAAGGACAAGGGCAAGCAGGGCGAAATCGTCCGCGTCGACGGCGATCGGGTGATCGTCTCCAACGCGAACATCGTCAAGCGCCATACCAAGCCGAACCCGCAGGCAGGCGTTGCCGGCGGCGTGGTCGAGCGTGAAGCGTCGATCCATATTTCCAACGTGGCGATCGTCAACCCGGCAACGGGCAAGGGCGAGCGCGTTGGCTTCAAGGTGCTGGAGGATGGACGCAAACTGCGTGTGTTCCGCTCCAGCGGTGAGGCGCTCGACGCCTGA
- the rplV gene encoding 50S ribosomal protein L22 codes for MEAKAILRTARISPQKARLVADQVRGLSAERAVNLLKFSDKKAAHLIKKVVESAIANAENNQGADVDELKVKTIMVDEGPTLKRFMARAKGRGTRILKRTSHITVVVGAAK; via the coding sequence ATGGAAGCGAAAGCAATCCTGCGCACTGCGCGCATCTCCCCGCAGAAGGCCCGCCTGGTCGCCGACCAGGTGCGCGGTCTTTCCGCCGAGCGGGCGGTCAACCTGCTGAAGTTCTCGGATAAGAAGGCTGCCCACCTGATCAAGAAGGTGGTGGAGTCGGCGATCGCCAATGCCGAGAACAACCAGGGCGCGGATGTCGACGAGCTGAAGGTCAAGACCATCATGGTTGATGAAGGTCCGACCCTGAAGCGTTTCATGGCGCGGGCGAAAGGCCGCGGTACCCGCATCCTCAAGCGCACCAGCCACATCACTGTGGTTGTGGGCGCCGCCAAGTAA